A single genomic interval of Desulfobotulus pelophilus harbors:
- a CDS encoding polysaccharide deacetylase family protein: MNQKTWLPIILMLFFLNGPAWANSPETVVSERNADPQIRIFMYHHFGMENQYPSTSVSTTQFQEHLAYLKANRYTVITLGEALQRLDAGHNLPQKTACITIDDGYLSVWEHGLPLLEKYGYPATLFIATRYVGGRNYLNWEQIRQLQNKGFEIGNHSHSHDYFLNHPTEKIANAFEADLTQSHEIFKQHLTNIPDLYAYPFGEYTEEMMNILKKHGYRAAAAQRSGVVFAGSNRFALPRFPMNLTYGTITGFTEKIRMNALGVVKASPTTPLITGDNPPVLTLSIQNDRIRTDGLQCFVSGQKNCTIEKENRPDGLTLRVRASDRLNPRRTLYTITAPSKDGSEWFWYTYSWVLPESDSGD; encoded by the coding sequence ATGAACCAGAAGACATGGCTGCCTATCATTCTGATGCTTTTTTTTCTCAACGGACCGGCATGGGCGAATTCTCCGGAAACGGTTGTTTCCGAAAGAAATGCAGACCCGCAGATACGAATTTTCATGTATCACCATTTCGGTATGGAGAACCAGTACCCCTCTACCAGTGTATCCACAACACAATTTCAGGAGCACCTTGCCTACCTGAAAGCCAACCGCTACACCGTAATCACCCTGGGAGAAGCTCTGCAGCGTCTGGATGCCGGGCATAACCTGCCCCAAAAGACGGCTTGCATCACCATTGACGACGGGTACCTTTCCGTATGGGAGCATGGCCTGCCACTTCTGGAAAAATACGGCTATCCTGCCACCCTTTTTATCGCCACCCGGTATGTGGGCGGCAGGAACTACCTCAACTGGGAACAAATCCGGCAACTACAGAACAAAGGTTTTGAAATCGGTAATCACTCCCACTCCCACGACTATTTTCTGAACCATCCGACAGAAAAAATTGCCAATGCCTTTGAAGCCGATCTCACCCAATCCCACGAAATATTTAAACAACACCTTACAAACATTCCCGACCTTTACGCCTATCCCTTTGGGGAATACACCGAAGAGATGATGAACATTCTGAAAAAACACGGTTATCGGGCTGCCGCAGCCCAGCGGTCCGGGGTCGTCTTTGCCGGAAGCAATCGTTTTGCACTGCCCCGCTTTCCCATGAATCTCACCTATGGAACAATCACAGGTTTCACGGAAAAAATACGAATGAATGCCCTTGGTGTGGTCAAGGCAAGCCCCACAACGCCCCTTATCACAGGAGACAATCCGCCTGTTCTCACCCTTTCCATCCAAAATGACAGAATCCGCACCGATGGCCTGCAATGCTTTGTCAGCGGCCAAAAAAACTGCACCATAGAAAAGGAAAACCGTCCGGACGGCCTGACACTAAGGGTTCGCGCCAGCGACAGACTGAATCCGAGACGCACACTCTATACGATAACAGCCCCGTCTAAAGATGGATCGGAATGGTTCTGGTATACCTACTCATGGGTCCTTCCCGAATCAGACTCCGGGGATTAA
- a CDS encoding glucosaminidase domain-containing protein has protein sequence MKKKAFLIPGAAFLSILMGLAVLSVYERRKAGEDFRPEIIIGRVALPDLSLYQGGESLEVLFAREGLGSMQDSRSPLPPSAGEISLELPDFSAYTDVKEKKKAFFQFLRPIVEQENWAVLKERARVLVLWQQFQENRTLSEKGLEQLETLRDRYRVEAAPEEGAAFFREMLMRIDAVPVPLALIQAAKESGWGSSHFAREGNNLFGQWCFEKGCGMVPRMRPEGAIHEVQIFGDVAEAVRAYLWNLNTHSAYEEVRMRRYRMRMEKKELDGRFLAGGLEKYSERGMEYVRILRRMIRANESFMGFDRPDV, from the coding sequence ATGAAAAAGAAAGCGTTCCTGATACCGGGTGCTGCTTTTCTGTCGATACTGATGGGGCTAGCTGTTCTTTCTGTGTATGAACGCCGGAAGGCCGGAGAAGATTTCCGGCCTGAAATCATCATCGGTCGGGTTGCCCTGCCGGATTTATCCCTGTACCAGGGAGGAGAAAGCCTGGAGGTTCTTTTTGCCCGTGAAGGTTTGGGTAGTATGCAGGACAGTCGTTCGCCCTTGCCTCCGTCTGCAGGAGAGATATCTCTGGAATTGCCTGATTTTTCGGCTTATACGGATGTAAAAGAAAAAAAGAAAGCTTTTTTTCAATTCCTGCGCCCCATTGTGGAGCAGGAAAACTGGGCTGTTTTGAAAGAACGGGCCCGGGTTCTGGTCTTGTGGCAGCAGTTCCAGGAAAACAGGACTTTATCTGAAAAGGGACTTGAGCAACTGGAAACTCTGAGGGACAGGTACCGCGTGGAGGCTGCTCCCGAAGAAGGGGCTGCTTTTTTCAGGGAAATGCTCATGCGCATAGATGCCGTGCCTGTGCCTCTGGCACTGATTCAGGCTGCCAAGGAATCTGGCTGGGGAAGTTCCCATTTTGCGAGGGAAGGCAATAATCTTTTCGGCCAGTGGTGTTTTGAAAAGGGTTGCGGCATGGTTCCCAGGATGAGACCGGAAGGGGCTATCCATGAGGTGCAGATCTTCGGAGATGTGGCAGAGGCTGTCCGGGCCTATCTCTGGAATCTGAATACCCACAGCGCCTATGAGGAGGTCCGGATGCGTCGTTACCGGATGCGTATGGAGAAAAAGGAACTTGATGGCCGATTTCTGGCGGGTGGTCTGGAGAAATATTCGGAACGGGGCATGGAATATGTAAGAATTCTTCGCCGAATGATCCGGGCCAATGAAAGTTTCATGGGTTTTGACAGGCCGGATGTCTGA
- a CDS encoding L-threonylcarbamoyladenylate synthase — MSPDIPLLPNGPHCGNSYHPSAAEIEQAALRIRAGGLVIFPTFCLYGMGVDALRPMAIEKVFKAKGRPGNNPLLILAADLASVMSHVKDVSDEASLLMKSFWPGRLTLVLKAKSHLPAGLTAGTGKIGIRIPEHPVAAALVRAAGGPITGTSANLSGQPGVSSLQDLSPELITTADCVLDAGILHGGPGSTVVDATSSPPLILREGALSADKIFRALAGKC; from the coding sequence TTGTCCCCTGATATACCCTTACTACCGAACGGGCCGCATTGTGGTAATTCGTATCATCCCAGTGCGGCAGAAATAGAACAGGCAGCCCTCCGCATCCGGGCAGGAGGGCTTGTAATCTTTCCCACCTTCTGCCTGTATGGCATGGGCGTGGATGCTCTCCGCCCCATGGCCATAGAAAAGGTCTTCAAGGCTAAAGGCAGGCCGGGAAATAATCCCCTGCTCATTCTGGCCGCCGATCTTGCATCGGTGATGTCCCACGTGAAAGATGTCTCCGACGAAGCCAGCCTGCTTATGAAATCTTTCTGGCCGGGACGGCTCACTCTGGTACTAAAAGCCAAGAGCCATCTTCCGGCAGGCCTTACCGCAGGAACGGGCAAAATCGGTATCCGCATACCGGAACATCCCGTGGCAGCAGCCCTTGTCCGCGCTGCAGGAGGACCTATCACTGGAACCAGTGCCAATCTTTCCGGCCAGCCCGGCGTATCCTCTCTGCAGGATCTCTCCCCGGAACTGATCACAACCGCCGATTGCGTACTCGACGCCGGTATCCTCCACGGAGGTCCGGGGTCCACAGTGGTGGATGCCACATCTTCCCCCCCCCTTATTCTGAGGGAGGGAGCCCTCTCTGCGGATAAAATTTTCCGGGCGCTTGCGGGAAAATGCTAA
- a CDS encoding D-alanine--D-alanine ligase family protein, which produces MKQCQLALITGGSSNERDVALAGAKAVEEALDPQAYSVTRYDAAKDIDQLVKDRQSIDFAFLVVHGENGEDGRLQGLLDLLDIPYQGSGVLGSAMACNKLAAKHAFACNGLTTPPWLTFEAYSSKLAEELLQQIGLPLVIKPAHGGSSLGMSIVHHKEDIQKACLICLSCGPSGIAEPYIKGREMTCAVWGYEPVQALPVIEIKPGKQFQFFDYAAKYTPGATEEICPAPIPEALTCEIQNAAILAHKTLYCEGYSRSDFILKNDKELFILETNTLPGMTPTSLLPLAAKTAGISFSKLIDGLIQLRLKKNPL; this is translated from the coding sequence ATGAAACAATGCCAGCTAGCTCTCATTACCGGTGGCTCTTCTAACGAAAGGGACGTTGCCCTTGCCGGTGCCAAAGCCGTCGAAGAAGCCCTTGATCCCCAGGCCTATTCTGTCACCCGTTATGATGCGGCCAAAGATATCGACCAACTTGTCAAAGACAGACAATCCATTGATTTTGCCTTTCTGGTGGTACACGGCGAGAATGGTGAAGATGGCAGACTTCAGGGACTTCTGGATCTCCTGGATATCCCCTATCAGGGGTCTGGTGTTCTTGGCAGTGCCATGGCCTGCAACAAGCTTGCTGCCAAACACGCCTTTGCCTGCAACGGACTGACGACACCTCCATGGCTAACTTTTGAAGCCTACAGCTCGAAACTGGCAGAAGAACTGCTTCAGCAGATCGGGCTTCCTCTGGTTATCAAACCAGCCCATGGCGGCTCCAGTCTCGGCATGAGCATTGTTCACCACAAAGAAGACATTCAAAAAGCCTGCTTGATCTGCCTTTCCTGCGGACCATCCGGCATTGCGGAACCGTATATCAAAGGACGGGAAATGACCTGTGCCGTATGGGGCTATGAGCCTGTTCAAGCCTTGCCCGTCATTGAAATCAAACCCGGCAAGCAATTCCAGTTTTTCGATTACGCCGCCAAATACACCCCCGGTGCCACAGAAGAAATCTGTCCGGCACCCATTCCGGAGGCACTGACCTGCGAGATACAAAACGCAGCTATCCTGGCCCATAAAACCCTTTATTGCGAAGGCTACAGCCGGTCAGATTTCATTTTAAAAAATGACAAGGAACTGTTCATCCTTGAAACCAATACTCTGCCCGGCATGACCCCTACCAGCCTTCTTCCCCTTGCCGCAAAAACGGCGGGCATTTCCTTTTCGAAATTGATTGACGGCCTTATCCAGTTACGGTTAAAAAAGAACCCGTTATAG
- the purD gene encoding phosphoribosylamine--glycine ligase, translated as MNILVVGGGGREHALIWKISQSSRVRKIYCAPGNPGIAGLAECVDIAADAIDELKSFALSHAIDLTVVGPEVPLAAGIVDAFEAAGLKIFGPSAKAAELEASKAFAKNIMVRYGIPTAKGQSFTDKNQALTFARSLNGQVVIKADGLAAGKGVVVCFHMEEAEKAIQNMLGEKAFGEAGTTILVEERLEGEEASIIALTDGKSILILPSSQDHKAVYDDDKGPNTGGMGAYSPAPVVDLFMQRKITKEVLEPAVRAMAAEGRPFKGVLYAGMMIHRDQIRVLEFNARFGDPETQPLMMRIQSDIITLMEAVVEERLHTCSLKVDPRAAVCVVMAAGGYPGSYTRGEIIRGLGEAASLPDTVVFHAGTTTGQGAVVSSGGRVLGVTSLGDSVEQAAANAYRAVSRISFTNCHYRKDIAMKAIEKQDRAPRVGIVMGSDSDLPVMMEVVSVLKKFDVPYEMTIASAHRTPEKAALFASSAREKGMGVIIAGAGHAAHLAGAMAAGTTLPIIGVPIDSSALQGLDALLSTVQMPPGVPVATVAIGKPGAYNAGILAVQMLAIADAELAAKLTAFKKEMADKVEEKARTLVP; from the coding sequence ATGAATATACTTGTTGTGGGGGGTGGCGGCAGAGAACACGCCCTTATCTGGAAAATCAGCCAGAGTTCCAGAGTCCGGAAAATTTACTGCGCTCCAGGAAATCCCGGCATAGCCGGTCTGGCCGAGTGCGTGGACATTGCCGCCGATGCCATTGATGAATTAAAAAGTTTTGCCCTTTCCCATGCCATTGACCTTACCGTTGTTGGTCCCGAAGTGCCTCTTGCCGCAGGTATTGTGGATGCTTTTGAGGCTGCTGGCCTCAAAATATTCGGCCCTTCGGCAAAAGCAGCAGAGCTTGAAGCCTCTAAGGCCTTTGCCAAAAATATCATGGTCCGTTACGGCATCCCTACGGCAAAGGGACAAAGTTTTACGGATAAAAATCAGGCACTGACCTTTGCCCGCAGCCTGAATGGCCAGGTTGTCATCAAGGCCGACGGTCTCGCAGCAGGTAAAGGGGTTGTCGTCTGTTTCCATATGGAGGAAGCAGAAAAAGCCATACAGAACATGCTCGGAGAAAAAGCCTTTGGTGAAGCAGGTACCACCATCCTTGTGGAAGAAAGACTGGAAGGCGAAGAAGCTTCCATCATCGCTCTGACGGACGGAAAAAGCATCCTGATCCTCCCTTCTTCTCAGGATCATAAAGCGGTTTATGACGATGATAAAGGCCCCAACACCGGTGGCATGGGTGCCTATTCCCCTGCACCCGTGGTGGATCTTTTTATGCAGCGTAAAATAACAAAAGAAGTACTGGAACCCGCCGTCAGAGCCATGGCTGCGGAAGGCCGCCCGTTCAAGGGAGTCCTCTATGCGGGAATGATGATCCACAGAGATCAGATCAGAGTACTGGAGTTCAACGCCCGCTTCGGCGATCCCGAAACCCAGCCCCTCATGATGCGCATTCAGTCCGACATCATTACACTCATGGAAGCCGTGGTGGAAGAACGCCTGCACACCTGCTCCCTGAAGGTGGACCCCAGAGCTGCCGTCTGTGTGGTCATGGCAGCAGGCGGTTATCCGGGCAGCTATACCAGAGGAGAAATCATTCGGGGTCTTGGAGAGGCGGCATCGCTTCCGGATACGGTGGTTTTCCATGCGGGCACCACCACGGGTCAGGGTGCCGTTGTCTCCAGCGGTGGACGGGTTCTGGGTGTCACTTCTCTGGGAGATAGTGTGGAGCAGGCTGCAGCCAATGCCTACAGAGCCGTTTCCCGTATTTCATTTACCAACTGTCATTATCGAAAGGATATTGCCATGAAAGCCATTGAAAAACAGGACCGTGCTCCCAGAGTGGGCATTGTCATGGGCAGCGACTCCGACCTTCCAGTCATGATGGAAGTGGTAAGCGTACTCAAAAAATTTGATGTCCCTTATGAGATGACCATTGCTTCTGCCCACAGAACCCCCGAAAAAGCGGCCCTCTTTGCATCCTCTGCCCGGGAAAAAGGGATGGGCGTTATCATTGCCGGTGCAGGCCATGCCGCCCACCTCGCAGGTGCCATGGCTGCAGGGACCACCTTGCCCATCATCGGAGTTCCCATTGACTCCTCTGCCCTGCAGGGCCTGGATGCCCTCCTGTCCACAGTACAGATGCCCCCCGGAGTCCCCGTGGCCACCGTAGCCATCGGCAAACCAGGAGCGTACAATGCGGGCATTCTGGCCGTACAGATGCTGGCCATTGCCGACGCGGAACTGGCCGCAAAACTTACGGCCTTCAAAAAAGAAATGGCAGACAAAGTTGAAGAAAAGGCCAGAACCCTTGTCCCCTGA
- a CDS encoding SGNH/GDSL hydrolase family protein, protein MEEKKGLRVGFVGDSILYGWAVAPEAACWRVFQELAGMNVVCDGDVNPLALPGGTLPDLVTRTPRLVARYGPQLVFVCAGANHYDGDGTLSWPYGMTEAELFRLFYRLFADLTHAGCKVVWLGLPPFEACGTDQEIPRNLSQRIAGFCADQIWDSCYVTDCMMRDPSWNAGGGRFYDNLAMDIHPNTAGQVCIAECCAAWLRQQNGLSW, encoded by the coding sequence ATGGAAGAAAAAAAAGGATTGCGTGTGGGTTTTGTGGGAGACTCCATTCTGTACGGATGGGCTGTTGCCCCGGAAGCGGCATGCTGGCGGGTATTCCAGGAGCTGGCAGGCATGAATGTGGTTTGTGATGGGGACGTCAATCCTCTGGCTCTTCCCGGTGGAACCTTGCCGGATCTTGTTACCCGCACGCCTCGGCTTGTGGCCCGGTACGGGCCTCAGCTTGTTTTTGTCTGCGCGGGAGCCAATCATTATGATGGTGATGGTACTCTGAGCTGGCCCTATGGCATGACGGAGGCAGAGTTGTTCCGGTTGTTTTACCGGCTTTTTGCTGATCTCACCCATGCGGGATGCAAGGTAGTATGGCTGGGCTTGCCCCCTTTTGAAGCCTGCGGTACGGATCAGGAAATCCCAAGAAATCTGTCACAAAGGATTGCCGGGTTCTGTGCCGATCAGATATGGGATAGCTGCTATGTTACGGATTGCATGATGCGGGATCCTTCCTGGAATGCGGGAGGAGGACGTTTTTATGATAATCTTGCCATGGATATCCATCCGAATACGGCAGGACAGGTTTGCATTGCGGAATGCTGTGCCGCCTGGTTGCGCCAGCAGAATGGGCTGTCGTGGTAA